From Pseudoalteromonas piratica:
GCTTCCAACAGGAAGCCTTTTTTACTTTATTTATGCTTGGTTAGGCACTATTTGCACTTCAACGCGGCGGTTTTTCGCTTTACCTGCAGCCGTTTCATTGCTCGCTATCGGGCGCATCTCACCATAGCCCGTTACCGATAAGCGCTCACCCATAATCGACTGGTTAATTAAATATTGTTGAACACTGCGCGCACGACGCTCTGAAAGTGTTTGGTTATAGCTCTCGCTACCACTGCTGTCAGTGTGCCCTTCTATACTTAAATAAGTCTTATCATAATGATTTAGCACATTCGCAATGGAGTTAAGGGTCGCGTGAAACTGCGGCGTAATAGATGCTTGGTTTGTTGCAAACGTAATATTAGAAGGCATCACTAAACGCAAGTTGTCACCTTCCCTTACCACTTCAACCCCAGAGCCAGATAATTGCTCGCGCATTTCAGCTTCTTGGCGATCCATATAATCGCCAATTGCAGCACCTGCAATTGCACCCACTGCAGCACCAATAACCGCA
This genomic window contains:
- a CDS encoding OmpA family protein, translated to MNYLLPRKVLNVSILAAALAVSGCATTNAEKGAMIGAVTGAVIGKSTSNHKNKRAVIGAAVGAIAGAAIGDYMDRQEAEMREQLSGSGVEVVREGDNLRLVMPSNITFATNQASITPQFHATLNSIANVLNHYDKTYLSIEGHTDSSGSESYNQTLSERRARSVQQYLINQSIMGERLSVTGYGEMRPIASNETAAGKAKNRRVEVQIVPNQA